A segment of the Leptolyngbya sp. NIES-3755 genome:
GTTGATCCATCACACAAGCCAGCGACAACGTATTTGCGATTCGTTCCACCTGCGATCGCTCCCAACTCGTCCAAGGTCGATCGTCCCGCTCAGTCACGAGCAAGCCAAACACCAATTCTTCATGAATCAGCGGCAAAACTAACTGCTTCGGTTGCGTGATCCCGTTTTCGGGGATCGAGTCAATTTCAGGAAGGGATTCGACAGCCGCAGGGAGCGCAAGACGATTTGATCGCTCTAATGCCACGGCAGTATCCGGATACGCTGCGATCGGCATTAAACGAGCTTGGGAACTCTCAACTAATTCTTCCGTGAGATAGATTACGCTGAGCGATGCTCCCATTGCTTGAGTCAATAACGCAATTTGCGATCGACATAACTCAATGAATTCGGAACTTGTAGGCATCAGCATCTGTTTTCTGGCAGATTTTGTGAAAAAAAGAGTTGACGATAAGTAATTTTTCTTATTAATTTAATAGATAGCTCTGATCCCCAACACTTTTGCATCGATTTTTCTTAATCTTTCTGAGTGTAAGCACTCCCGCTCTAGGTTACATAGCAAGAATCTAGGAAAATAAAATTAAGAAATTGTATAGATGCGTTAAGAGAAGTTGAAGTCTAGGGCTGGAACTGATATATTTTCGACGGGTTTTGTAACGAACATTACAACTTTCGGCAGTTTGGAACCTAAGGAGGTAAAGGGTTTGGCAAGGAGACGTAAACGGAAAAGTCGGAGACGGCAAGAGGGAAGACGGATCTTAGAAAGCGTTCCTCAGTTTAGCATTGAGTGTGGCGAAGATAAGCCCGTGACTGCCGCTCGCAAGTTCATCCACGCTGAAGGCATTGCGCCGCCTGCGCTGTTACTGGTTAAGAGAAACGAGCATACCACAGATCGTTACTTCTGGGCTGAAAAAGGACTGTTCGGCGCTCAATACGTCGAAGAAAACCACTTCTTATTCCCCAGTCTGCGAACCTCTGAAGATGAAGCCGATGTTGCTGTTCCTTCCCGGAGCCGCTAACCATCGTTTCTAAAAGCGACTCATTTTATCGATCGCTGGCTCTGAGTCTGAGTGCAACTGTAGTCGCGTTTGGTTACAGGTTCGATTGAGTTAAGCGATATCATCCCAGCATTCACCCATGTTAAAAGCTCCCCTCAACGCAACGAAGGGAGCTTTTACATTTGGTAGAAATCTTCTACTCAGCCTTCAATTCCAAAATCCGCTGCAACTCTGCTAACTCATCCCGATGCGCTCTTAGTGTAATCACACTACGCGCCGCATCCGAACCTGGCTCCACCTTCAGCGACACCTGCTCAACGCGACCTGCGCCTTTCCAGTAAAAGACTCCTGCCAGTGGCGACAGAAGTAATAATCCGAACCAAAAATTTGACCAATCGGGCAGCACCACCGAGAGGACGAGCACAAAGCACAGTACACCGATCGAGGCAAGAAACGACAGAAACACCGCCAGAAAAACGCTCGGACGAACATCGCCCTCAAACGTGACCTGGTTAAGATTCGCGTCGATCGCTGCCACTCGATACGATCGCTGCCCGAAATAAGCACGTAACTGGGATAGCAAAGAATCTTCGGACTGATCAGACAGCAAACGCACTTCCTGAGTTCGATCTTTGACCGAGGCGCGAATGAAGAAAAACAGCCCAATCATCAATAGAACAGTGAGAAGAAACGTCGAGGCAATTACAGGCTGAGTCATGGCGCAACAAAGAACGAAACTCTCAATTACACCACTTTAAACAACAACGGGATCATTGTTTATTTCTCAGCACCGCTGACCTGAGGAATTCCCGAATTTTCTTTAGCAGTTTCGCGTTTTACCGCATACTCGTGCCAAAGACGGGCGAGATCTTGCGCTTGCTGCATGGCTTCAGATTTGATCTGATACATGCGACGGGGGCGACCCCGACCTTCAACTTTCTTCCAGTAGCCCGTGACCATTTCTTCATCTTCAAGAAACTTCAGGGCACTATAAAGAACAGTATCGGATAGACGATAGAGCGGATATTCGGTTTCAAGTAACTGAATTAACTCGGTTCCGTAAGAGTCTCCCCGTAAGAGAACGGCGAGAACATAGCAGACCGCCAATTCCTTGTTGAGATAAAAGGGTGGCGGATCTTTGAAAAATTGATAAATGTCCTCAAATTTCATCTGTCTGATTCCAGGCGTGAGAAATAACTTGCTTGAGAAAGCGATGCAATATCGACAACTCAGCATTGGCTTATTTAGATTAACAATCACATCTCGGAAGTTGCCGTCCCTCTAAAGGATTAATCCTCCCGCGTGAAATATTAAACTAACTCAAATTGCTGACCCGATTAAACACAAGGGACAACTCTATATTTCAGGGAACAAATTGATTGGTTTGTCTATGTGGATATCGTCGCAATCCGATCGCACTTCTGAGTGGGGGCTTGTCGCAGTCTAGGTTAAGCAATGTCAGACAATTAGTGCTGAAGAACCAGGGCAATTTCATTGAGATCTGAACGATCGCGTGTAGATGACACTCAC
Coding sequences within it:
- a CDS encoding hypothetical protein (conserved hypothetical protein;~similar to AA sequence:cyanobase_aa:LBDG_37870); protein product: MARRRKRKSRRRQEGRRILESVPQFSIECGEDKPVTAARKFIHAEGIAPPALLLVKRNEHTTDRYFWAEKGLFGAQYVEENHFLFPSLRTSEDEADVAVPSRSR
- a CDS encoding hypothetical protein (hypothetical protein L8106_28296;~similar to AA sequence:cyanobase_aa:LBDG_37860), with translation MTQPVIASTFLLTVLLMIGLFFFIRASVKDRTQEVRLLSDQSEDSLLSQLRAYFGQRSYRVAAIDANLNQVTFEGDVRPSVFLAVFLSFLASIGVLCFVLVLSVVLPDWSNFWFGLLLLSPLAGVFYWKGAGRVEQVSLKVEPGSDAARSVITLRAHRDELAELQRILELKAE
- a CDS encoding transcriptional regulator, PadR-like family (similar to AA sequence:cyanobase_aa:LBDG_37850) — its product is MKFEDIYQFFKDPPPFYLNKELAVCYVLAVLLRGDSYGTELIQLLETEYPLYRLSDTVLYSALKFLEDEEMVTGYWKKVEGRGRPRRMYQIKSEAMQQAQDLARLWHEYAVKRETAKENSGIPQVSGAEK